In one Pseudarthrobacter sp. NBSH8 genomic region, the following are encoded:
- a CDS encoding ANTAR domain-containing response regulator, whose protein sequence is MTEQTESKPTSQPARRVIVAEDETLIRLDIIEILRGEGYDVVGEADNGEKAVQLAEELKPDLVLMDVKMPIMDGITAAEKIVKARIAPVVLLTAFSQKELVERARDAGAMAYVVKPFTPADLIPALEIALSRHEEIKALESEVSDLQEQFATRKLVERAKSLLTTKMGLTEPEAFRWIQKTSMDRRLSMREVAETIINQVN, encoded by the coding sequence GTGACTGAACAAACGGAGTCAAAACCCACGTCCCAGCCGGCGCGCCGCGTCATTGTGGCCGAGGATGAAACCCTCATTCGACTCGACATCATCGAGATCCTGCGCGGCGAAGGCTATGACGTGGTGGGCGAAGCCGACAACGGCGAGAAGGCCGTGCAGCTGGCCGAGGAACTCAAGCCGGATCTCGTTCTGATGGACGTCAAGATGCCCATCATGGATGGCATCACCGCGGCCGAGAAGATCGTCAAGGCCCGTATCGCCCCCGTAGTGCTGTTGACTGCTTTCAGCCAGAAGGAACTCGTGGAGCGCGCCCGTGACGCTGGCGCGATGGCCTACGTGGTCAAGCCCTTCACCCCGGCAGACCTCATCCCTGCCCTGGAAATCGCGCTCTCCCGCCACGAGGAAATCAAGGCCCTCGAAAGCGAAGTGTCGGACCTGCAGGAGCAGTTCGCCACCCGCAAGCTCGTCGAGCGCGCCAAGAGCCTGCTGACCACCAAGATGGGCCTGACGGAGCCGGAAGCGTTCCGCTGGATCCAGAAAACCTCCATGGACCGCCGCCTCAGCATGCGCGAGGTTGCCGAAACCATCATCAACCAGGTCAACTAA
- the dmpG gene encoding 4-hydroxy-2-oxovalerate aldolase produces MTPISATTAQKLSVRLTDTTLRDGSHAMSHRFTEDHVRSVVRALDDAKVEIIEVTHGDGLGGSSFNYGFSLTPELDLVRAAVDESRNAKIAVLMLPGLGTIHDLNQAHEAGASVARIATHCTEADVSIQHFQHARKLGMETVGFLMLSHRATPEKLAEQARIMTDAGCQCVYVVDSAGALILEDVSDRVSALVAELGNDAQVGFHGHQNLSFGVANSVFAARAGAKQIDGTLLALGAGAGNSPTEVLAAAFERLGIETGVDVHAVMAAADDIVKPIITRMPIMDRASIMQGYAGVYSSFLIHAERAAERYGVPAWQILEEIGRAGYVGGQEDMIVDVAVQLASGARVA; encoded by the coding sequence ATGACCCCCATCTCCGCCACCACAGCACAGAAACTCAGCGTCCGGCTGACCGACACCACGCTGCGCGACGGCTCCCACGCCATGAGCCACCGGTTCACCGAAGACCACGTCCGCTCCGTCGTCCGCGCCCTCGACGACGCCAAAGTCGAAATCATCGAAGTCACCCACGGCGACGGCCTCGGCGGGTCATCCTTCAACTACGGCTTCTCGCTCACCCCCGAACTGGACCTGGTCCGGGCCGCCGTCGACGAATCCCGCAACGCAAAAATCGCCGTACTCATGCTGCCCGGCCTGGGCACCATCCACGACCTGAACCAGGCCCACGAGGCCGGCGCATCGGTGGCCCGGATCGCCACCCACTGCACCGAGGCCGACGTCTCCATCCAGCACTTCCAGCACGCCCGCAAACTCGGCATGGAGACCGTCGGGTTCCTGATGCTCTCCCACCGCGCCACCCCGGAAAAACTCGCCGAACAGGCCCGGATCATGACAGACGCCGGCTGCCAGTGCGTCTACGTCGTGGACTCCGCCGGAGCCCTCATCCTCGAAGACGTCTCCGACCGCGTCTCCGCCCTCGTCGCCGAACTCGGCAACGACGCGCAGGTTGGTTTCCACGGCCACCAGAACCTCAGCTTCGGCGTCGCGAACTCCGTCTTTGCCGCCCGAGCCGGGGCCAAGCAGATCGACGGGACCCTGTTGGCCCTTGGCGCCGGGGCCGGCAACTCACCCACCGAAGTCCTCGCTGCAGCCTTCGAACGCCTCGGCATCGAGACCGGCGTTGACGTCCACGCCGTCATGGCCGCCGCTGATGACATCGTCAAGCCCATCATCACCCGCATGCCCATCATGGACCGCGCCTCCATCATGCAGGGCTACGCCGGGGTGTACTCCTCCTTCCTCATCCACGCCGAACGTGCCGCCGAACGCTACGGCGTCCCGGCCTGGCAGATCCTCGAGGAAATCGGCCGCGCCGGCTACGTCGGCGGACAGGAAGACATGATCGTCGACGTCGCCGTTCAGCTCGCCTCCGGCGCCCGGGTCGCATAG
- a CDS encoding MaoC family dehydratase — MPNLVVDFDKLLTLAGTDLGVTDYVEITQEQINKFADATSDDQWIHVDPERAKDGPFGAPIAHGFLTLSLIIPLWGELFDVDGVTAKVNYGLDKVRFTSPVKVGSRIRMQATIAEVTEVKGGAQIKVANTIEIEGQERPAVVAEFLARFYV, encoded by the coding sequence ATGCCCAATCTTGTCGTCGATTTCGACAAACTGCTCACCCTCGCCGGCACCGACCTCGGCGTCACTGACTACGTCGAAATCACCCAGGAACAGATCAACAAATTTGCTGACGCCACCAGCGACGACCAGTGGATCCACGTCGACCCCGAGCGCGCCAAGGACGGACCGTTCGGAGCCCCGATCGCCCACGGCTTCCTCACCCTTTCCCTGATCATCCCGCTCTGGGGCGAGTTGTTCGACGTCGACGGCGTCACCGCCAAGGTCAACTACGGCCTGGACAAGGTCCGCTTCACCTCACCTGTCAAGGTAGGCTCGCGCATCCGGATGCAGGCCACCATCGCCGAAGTCACCGAGGTCAAGGGCGGCGCCCAGATCAAGGTCGCGAACACGATAGAGATCGAGGGCCAGGAAAGACCCGCCGTCGTGGCCGAATTCCTCGCCCGCTTCTACGTTTAG
- the gltB gene encoding glutamate synthase large subunit — protein MSQTLHTPSWSEPDQPEAAMSPFKRFAALPEARGLYNPENEKDACGLAIIATLRGEPGYDIVDAALTALRNLEHRGAVGADEGTGDGAGLLMQIPDEFFRAVTEFELPAPGQFVAGTAFLPAEQREADAAKAGIEGLAADEGLTVLGWREVPIVADLVGAMARACMPYFSQPFLASATGEELDRNELDSRAWRVRKRAQNKFGVYFPSLSSRTIVYKGMLTTAQLEPFYPDLSDKRFKTKLAIVHSRFSTNTFPSWPLAQPFRTIAHNGEINTVKGNRNWMRARQSQLANPLLGESPEELYPICTPGASDSASFDEVAELLWLSGRPITHSIMMMIPEAWENHATMDPARRAFYEYHSLLMEPWDGPAAVSFTDGNLVGATLDRNGLRPGRYWITEDGLIIFASEVGVIDVEPAKVVKKGRVSPGKMFLVDTEAGRIIDDEEVKAEVAAANPWSEWVKDNLIDLKDLPEREHVVHTAASVNIRQRTFGYTTEELKILLGPMARTGAEPLGAMGSDTPIAVLSKRPRLLFDYFVQSFAQVTNPPLDAIREELVTSLTCAIGPNGNLLDTKQVRQPQVMLPFPVINNDQLAKIANIETPDGDRVAMKVRGLYRPEGGENALRARLTEICEQVSGAINRGVQYVVLSDRDSNAQWAPIPSLLLVSAVHHHLLRSANRTKTALVVEAGDVRETHHVAVLIGYGASAVNPYLAMESVEQLITAGDVVGVTPQDGVYNLIKGLGKGVLKIMSKMGISTVASYTGAQTFEALGLGQELVDEFFAGTHSQLGGVGLDVIAAEVSARHQMAYPEGGIEMPHRPLLGGGEYQWRRDGEPHLFNPETVFRLQHATRERRYDIFKAYTKGVDDQSENLMTLRGLLKFKNDRPAVPLEEVEPVSSVVKRFSTGAMSYGSISKEAHETLAIAMNQLGGKSNTGEGGEDVDRLLDPKRRSAVKQIASGRFGVTSLYLTNADDIQIKMAQGAKPGEGGQLMAQKVYPWVARTRHSTPGVGLISPPPHHDIYSIEDLAQLIYDAKRANPSARVHVKLVSEVGIGTVASGVTKAKADVVLVSGHDGGTGASPLNSLKHAGVPWELGLAETQQTLMLNGLRDRVVVQVDGQLKTGRDVVIAALLGGEEFGFATAPLVVEGCIMMRVCHLDTCPVGVATQNPELRARFTGKPEFVVNFFEFLAEEVREILAELGFRSIEEAIGHAEVLDAREAINHWKADGLDLDPILHGLEFDDDAPLRNMTSQNHELDKHFDQRLITMATEALTDRSPVKIAVDVINTDRSVGTMLGHTVTKTFSTDVLATDTIDITLTGTAGQSLGAFLPAGITLRLFGDSNDYVGKGLSGGRIIVRPDRTNVFKAESNVIAGNVIGYGATSGEMFLRGQVGERFLVRNSGATAVVEGIGDHGCEYMTGGQTLIIGRTGRNFGAGMSGGTAYVLDLQTTQVNKDALQSGELQLVELDAEDRDIVHGLLAKHVEETESLHAARLLENFDDTAARITKVLPRDYAAVLQTRLDAIEEGLDPDGEEVWARILEVTGG, from the coding sequence ATGAGCCAAACTCTTCACACTCCCAGCTGGTCCGAACCGGACCAGCCTGAGGCTGCCATGTCCCCGTTCAAGCGCTTTGCCGCGCTGCCCGAGGCCCGGGGTCTATACAACCCGGAGAACGAAAAAGACGCATGCGGCCTGGCGATCATCGCCACGCTCCGCGGCGAGCCCGGCTACGACATTGTGGACGCCGCCCTGACTGCGCTCCGCAACCTGGAGCACCGTGGAGCTGTGGGTGCCGACGAGGGAACCGGTGACGGCGCCGGTCTGCTGATGCAGATCCCGGACGAGTTCTTCCGCGCCGTCACAGAATTCGAACTCCCCGCACCGGGCCAGTTCGTTGCCGGTACCGCGTTCCTCCCTGCCGAGCAGCGCGAAGCCGACGCCGCCAAGGCCGGCATTGAAGGCCTTGCCGCCGATGAAGGCCTGACCGTGCTCGGCTGGCGCGAAGTGCCCATCGTCGCTGACCTCGTGGGCGCCATGGCCCGTGCCTGCATGCCCTACTTCTCACAGCCCTTCCTGGCCTCGGCAACCGGCGAGGAACTGGACCGCAACGAGCTGGACTCACGCGCCTGGCGGGTCCGCAAGCGCGCGCAGAACAAGTTCGGCGTGTACTTCCCGTCGCTGTCCTCCCGGACCATCGTCTACAAGGGCATGCTCACTACCGCGCAGCTCGAACCGTTCTACCCGGACCTTTCGGACAAGCGTTTCAAGACCAAGCTGGCAATCGTCCACTCCCGCTTCTCCACCAACACCTTCCCGTCGTGGCCGCTGGCACAGCCGTTCCGGACGATCGCACACAACGGTGAAATCAACACCGTCAAGGGCAACCGCAACTGGATGCGCGCCCGCCAGTCGCAGCTCGCGAACCCGCTGCTCGGTGAGTCCCCGGAAGAGCTGTACCCCATCTGCACTCCTGGTGCGTCAGACTCCGCGTCCTTCGACGAAGTCGCCGAGCTGCTCTGGCTCTCCGGCCGCCCCATCACGCACTCGATCATGATGATGATCCCCGAGGCCTGGGAAAACCACGCCACCATGGATCCGGCGCGGCGTGCGTTTTACGAATACCACTCCCTGCTGATGGAGCCGTGGGACGGCCCCGCGGCCGTCTCCTTCACCGACGGCAACCTTGTCGGTGCCACCCTGGACCGCAACGGCCTGCGCCCCGGACGTTACTGGATCACCGAAGACGGGCTGATCATCTTCGCCTCCGAGGTGGGCGTGATCGACGTCGAACCAGCCAAGGTGGTCAAAAAGGGCAGGGTTTCCCCGGGCAAGATGTTCCTGGTGGACACCGAGGCCGGCCGCATCATCGATGACGAAGAGGTCAAGGCCGAGGTCGCTGCCGCGAACCCGTGGTCCGAGTGGGTCAAGGACAACCTGATTGACCTCAAGGACCTCCCCGAGCGCGAGCACGTGGTCCACACCGCAGCGTCCGTCAACATCCGCCAGCGGACCTTCGGGTACACCACCGAAGAGCTCAAGATCCTGCTCGGGCCGATGGCCCGCACCGGCGCCGAGCCGCTGGGTGCCATGGGTTCGGACACCCCGATTGCAGTGCTGTCAAAGCGTCCCCGGCTGCTGTTCGACTACTTTGTGCAGTCCTTCGCGCAGGTCACCAACCCGCCGCTGGATGCCATCCGGGAAGAGCTGGTCACGTCGCTGACGTGCGCCATTGGCCCGAACGGCAACCTGCTGGACACGAAGCAGGTCCGCCAGCCGCAGGTCATGCTGCCGTTCCCGGTGATCAACAACGACCAGCTCGCCAAGATCGCCAACATCGAAACGCCTGACGGCGACCGGGTAGCCATGAAGGTCCGCGGCCTTTACCGCCCCGAAGGCGGCGAGAACGCGCTGCGTGCCCGGCTCACCGAGATCTGCGAGCAGGTGTCCGGCGCGATCAACCGCGGCGTGCAGTACGTTGTGTTGTCCGACCGTGACTCGAACGCGCAGTGGGCCCCGATTCCTTCGTTGCTGCTGGTCAGCGCCGTGCACCACCACCTGCTGCGCAGCGCCAACCGCACGAAGACCGCACTGGTGGTCGAGGCCGGCGACGTCCGCGAGACGCACCACGTGGCTGTCCTGATCGGCTACGGCGCCTCTGCCGTGAACCCGTACCTGGCCATGGAGTCAGTGGAGCAGCTCATCACCGCCGGTGACGTTGTTGGGGTCACGCCGCAGGACGGCGTCTACAACCTGATCAAGGGCCTTGGTAAGGGCGTCCTGAAGATCATGTCCAAGATGGGCATCTCCACGGTTGCGTCCTACACTGGCGCGCAGACGTTCGAGGCCCTGGGCCTCGGACAGGAACTGGTGGACGAGTTCTTCGCCGGCACGCATTCCCAGCTGGGCGGCGTGGGCCTGGATGTCATCGCCGCCGAGGTTTCGGCTCGGCACCAGATGGCCTACCCCGAAGGCGGCATCGAAATGCCGCACCGCCCGCTCCTGGGCGGCGGCGAATACCAGTGGCGCCGCGACGGTGAGCCGCACCTGTTCAACCCGGAGACCGTCTTCCGGCTCCAGCACGCCACGCGTGAGCGCCGCTATGACATTTTCAAGGCGTACACCAAGGGCGTGGATGACCAGTCCGAGAACCTGATGACCCTGCGCGGGCTGCTCAAGTTCAAGAACGACCGTCCCGCGGTTCCGTTGGAGGAAGTGGAGCCCGTCTCCAGCGTTGTGAAGCGCTTCTCCACCGGCGCCATGAGCTACGGGTCCATCTCCAAGGAAGCCCACGAGACCCTCGCGATCGCCATGAACCAGTTGGGCGGCAAGTCCAACACCGGGGAAGGCGGCGAGGACGTGGACCGCTTGCTCGACCCGAAGCGCCGCTCTGCCGTCAAGCAGATCGCGTCGGGCCGGTTCGGCGTCACCAGCCTGTACCTGACCAACGCTGATGACATCCAGATCAAGATGGCCCAGGGTGCCAAGCCCGGCGAGGGCGGCCAGCTGATGGCGCAGAAGGTGTACCCCTGGGTTGCCCGGACACGCCACTCGACACCCGGCGTCGGCCTGATTTCGCCGCCGCCGCACCACGACATCTACTCGATCGAGGACCTCGCGCAGCTCATCTACGATGCGAAGCGCGCCAACCCCTCGGCCCGTGTGCACGTCAAGCTCGTCTCCGAAGTGGGGATCGGCACTGTGGCATCGGGTGTCACCAAAGCGAAGGCCGACGTCGTACTCGTCTCCGGCCACGACGGCGGAACCGGCGCGTCCCCACTGAACTCGCTCAAGCACGCGGGTGTGCCGTGGGAGCTCGGACTCGCAGAGACGCAGCAGACGCTGATGCTCAACGGGCTGCGCGACCGTGTGGTGGTCCAGGTGGACGGCCAGCTCAAGACCGGCCGCGACGTTGTTATCGCCGCGCTGCTCGGCGGCGAGGAATTCGGTTTCGCCACAGCCCCGCTGGTGGTGGAAGGCTGCATCATGATGCGCGTCTGCCACCTGGACACCTGCCCGGTGGGCGTCGCTACACAGAACCCCGAACTTCGGGCCCGCTTCACCGGCAAGCCCGAATTTGTGGTCAACTTCTTCGAATTCCTGGCTGAGGAAGTCCGCGAGATCCTCGCGGAACTCGGTTTCCGGAGCATCGAGGAGGCCATCGGCCACGCCGAGGTCCTGGATGCCCGCGAAGCGATCAACCACTGGAAGGCCGACGGACTGGACCTGGACCCGATCCTGCACGGGCTCGAGTTCGACGACGACGCTCCGCTGCGCAACATGACCTCGCAGAACCACGAGCTGGACAAGCACTTTGACCAGCGGCTGATCACCATGGCCACGGAGGCGCTGACCGACCGCAGCCCGGTGAAGATCGCGGTGGACGTGATCAACACGGACCGCTCGGTAGGCACCATGCTGGGCCACACGGTGACCAAGACGTTCAGCACGGACGTGCTGGCGACGGACACCATCGACATCACCCTGACCGGTACCGCGGGACAGTCGCTGGGCGCCTTCCTGCCCGCTGGCATCACGCTGCGCCTCTTCGGTGACTCGAACGACTACGTGGGCAAAGGCCTTTCCGGCGGACGGATCATCGTCCGGCCGGACCGCACCAACGTGTTCAAGGCCGAAAGCAACGTCATTGCCGGCAACGTGATCGGCTACGGCGCCACCAGCGGCGAGATGTTCCTGCGCGGCCAGGTGGGCGAACGTTTCCTGGTCCGCAACTCCGGAGCCACCGCAGTTGTTGAAGGCATCGGCGACCACGGCTGCGAGTACATGACCGGCGGGCAGACGCTGATCATCGGCCGCACCGGCCGAAACTTCGGCGCCGGCATGTCCGGCGGCACCGCCTATGTGCTGGACCTGCAGACCACTCAGGTCAACAAGGACGCCCTGCAGTCCGGCGAACTCCAGCTCGTTGAACTCGACGCCGAAGACCGGGACATTGTTCACGGCCTCCTGGCGAAGCATGTCGAGGAAACGGAATCGCTCCACGCGGCACGGTTGCTGGAGAACTTCGACGACACGGCTGCCCGCATTACCAAAGTGCTGCCGCGCGATTACGCGGCAGTCCTGCAAACCCGACTGGACGCCATCGAAGAGGGCCTTGACCCCGATGGCGAAGAAGTATGGGCTCGAATCCTGGAGGTAACCGGTGGCTGA
- a CDS encoding SDR family NAD(P)-dependent oxidoreductase, translated as MNLSGKVAIVTGSGRGLGLAYARELARQGAAVVINGQGTESVTDAVRTVEADGGRAVGVVVPVGSTKSARLLVQTAVETFGRLDILVTNAGILRDKSLLKMTDEDFDDVINVHLKGTFTCVREAFGYFKENGIAGRIITIGSPTGQRGNFGQTNYAAAKAGIVGMVRTWALEMKKAGVTANAVIPVAATAMTKTVPYFQKAVEADERGETMPAFFRHELGFGTADDVAGLIAFLASDSAAGITGQVIGAGGDRLQLWTHPEAAVTEYREGGWGYQDLVEDFGTLFGDKLQSVGEDFLPLPEELNTEQPAKIG; from the coding sequence ATGAACCTGTCAGGAAAAGTAGCGATCGTCACCGGAAGCGGACGAGGCCTCGGCCTCGCCTACGCCCGGGAGCTCGCCCGCCAGGGCGCTGCCGTGGTCATCAATGGCCAAGGCACCGAGTCGGTGACTGACGCCGTCCGGACCGTCGAGGCCGACGGCGGCCGTGCTGTCGGAGTCGTCGTACCGGTGGGCAGCACCAAATCCGCCCGGCTGCTGGTGCAGACAGCGGTGGAGACCTTCGGCCGGCTGGACATCCTGGTCACCAATGCTGGCATCCTGCGGGACAAATCCCTGCTGAAGATGACCGACGAGGACTTCGACGACGTGATCAACGTCCACCTCAAGGGGACCTTCACCTGTGTCCGGGAAGCGTTCGGTTACTTCAAGGAGAACGGCATCGCTGGCCGCATCATCACCATCGGCTCCCCCACCGGCCAGCGCGGCAACTTCGGCCAGACCAACTATGCTGCAGCCAAGGCCGGGATCGTCGGCATGGTCCGCACCTGGGCGCTCGAAATGAAAAAGGCCGGCGTCACCGCAAACGCCGTCATCCCCGTCGCCGCCACCGCCATGACCAAAACCGTCCCGTACTTCCAAAAGGCCGTCGAAGCGGACGAACGCGGCGAGACCATGCCCGCCTTCTTCCGCCACGAGCTCGGCTTCGGCACCGCCGACGACGTCGCCGGACTCATCGCCTTCCTCGCCTCAGACTCGGCCGCCGGGATCACCGGCCAGGTCATCGGCGCCGGCGGTGACCGGCTGCAGCTCTGGACCCACCCCGAGGCTGCCGTCACCGAATACCGCGAGGGCGGCTGGGGCTACCAGGACCTGGTGGAGGACTTCGGCACGCTCTTCGGTGACAAGCTCCAGAGCGTCGGCGAGGACTTCCTCCCGCTCCCGGAGGAGCTGAACACCGAGCAGCCGGCAAAGATCGGCTGA
- the pyk gene encoding pyruvate kinase: protein MRRAKIVATFGPAIASFENTLAVLEAGVDVARMNMSHGDYAVHDNTYENVRKAAAQLSKPVAIMADLQGPKIRLGRFVDGPHALAEGDIFTITTEDVPGTKDICSTTLKSLTEDVNVGDALLIDDGKVALRATEVDAVKVVTVVTVGGMVSNNKGINLPGVAVNVPALSEKDEDDLRWAMRRGVDLIALSFVRDASDIVRVHEIMDEEGRRVPVIAKIEKPQAVEQLHEIIDAFDAIMVARGDLGVELPLEEVPIVQKRAIELARRWAKPVIVATQVLESMIDNPRPTRAEASDCANAVLDGADAVMLSGETSVGKYPIETVKVMARIIESTEVHGLERVPPLGTKPKTRGGAITRAAVEIADQLEAKYICTFTQSGDSARRLSRLRPIRPVFAFTPVEHVWNQLALTWGIQPVLVPMVGHTDEMTAQVDRSLLEMKLVEDGDLVIIAAGSPPGKAGSTNSLKAHRVGDFADAGSLGDASEGAPREKLGPWPTA, encoded by the coding sequence ATGAGACGCGCTAAGATTGTGGCCACTTTTGGCCCGGCAATTGCCAGCTTTGAGAACACGCTCGCGGTGTTGGAAGCCGGTGTGGATGTTGCTCGGATGAACATGAGTCACGGCGACTACGCCGTGCACGACAACACCTACGAGAATGTCCGCAAGGCAGCAGCCCAGCTGAGCAAGCCTGTGGCAATCATGGCTGACCTCCAGGGCCCGAAGATCCGTCTTGGGCGCTTTGTGGACGGCCCCCACGCCCTGGCGGAGGGTGACATCTTCACCATCACCACCGAAGACGTGCCGGGCACCAAGGACATCTGCTCCACCACGCTGAAGAGCCTTACCGAGGACGTCAACGTGGGGGATGCACTGCTGATCGACGACGGCAAGGTGGCCCTGCGGGCGACCGAGGTCGACGCCGTGAAGGTTGTCACCGTCGTAACCGTCGGCGGAATGGTGTCCAACAACAAGGGCATCAACCTTCCCGGCGTTGCGGTCAACGTGCCGGCACTGAGCGAAAAGGACGAGGATGATCTCCGCTGGGCCATGCGCCGCGGCGTTGACCTGATTGCCTTGTCGTTCGTCCGTGACGCCTCGGACATCGTCCGCGTGCACGAGATCATGGACGAAGAGGGCCGACGTGTGCCGGTCATCGCCAAGATCGAAAAGCCGCAGGCAGTGGAGCAGCTCCACGAGATCATCGACGCCTTTGACGCCATCATGGTGGCCCGTGGCGACCTCGGTGTGGAACTTCCGCTGGAGGAAGTGCCGATCGTGCAGAAGCGCGCCATCGAACTGGCTCGCCGCTGGGCGAAGCCGGTCATCGTGGCCACGCAGGTCCTCGAATCGATGATCGACAACCCGCGCCCCACCCGCGCAGAAGCTTCGGACTGCGCCAACGCCGTGCTCGACGGTGCAGACGCCGTCATGCTGTCCGGCGAGACCAGTGTGGGCAAGTACCCGATCGAAACCGTCAAGGTCATGGCCAGGATCATTGAATCCACCGAGGTCCACGGCCTGGAACGCGTTCCGCCGCTGGGCACCAAGCCAAAGACCCGTGGTGGTGCCATCACGCGGGCCGCCGTCGAAATCGCCGACCAGCTGGAAGCAAAGTACATCTGTACTTTCACCCAGTCCGGTGATTCCGCACGCCGCCTGTCACGCCTGCGTCCCATCCGGCCGGTGTTCGCTTTTACCCCGGTGGAGCACGTGTGGAACCAGCTGGCACTGACCTGGGGCATCCAGCCGGTGCTGGTCCCCATGGTGGGCCACACCGACGAGATGACCGCGCAGGTTGACCGCAGCCTGCTCGAAATGAAGCTCGTCGAGGACGGTGACCTGGTGATCATTGCCGCCGGGTCCCCTCCCGGAAAGGCCGGTTCCACCAACTCGCTGAAGGCGCACAGGGTGGGCGACTTTGCAGACGCCGGCAGCTTGGGCGACGCCAGCGAAGGTGCTCCCAGGGAGAAGCTCGGGCCCTGGCCGACGGCATAG
- a CDS encoding glutamate synthase subunit beta has product MADPRGFLKVRQRETQPRRPVPVRIMDWKEVYEAQEKGVLKAQAGRCMDCGVPFCHQGCPLGNLIPEWNDLTWRDKGEEAIERLHATNNFPEWTGRLCPAPCEASCVLGINQPAVTIKQVEVSIIDEAFENGWVNPLPPTRLTGKTVAVVGSGPAGLAVAQQLTRVGHTVAVYERDDKIGGLLRYGIPDFKMEKEQVDRRVEQMKAEGTRFRTGVAVGTDVTWEQLRRRYDAVVVATGATVPRDLPIPGRDFEGVHFAMDYLVPANRVVAGETVENQIHAKGKHVVILGGGDTGADCLGTAHRHGAASVTTLAIGKQPSAERAGHQPWPTFPTLFEMASAHEEGGERTYLASTVEFVGENGKLTGVKVAETEFVDGKRLPKAGTERIIPADLVFLSLGFTGAEPAGITEQVSAEFDGRGNVTRDGYYMTNTEGIFVAGDAGRGQSLIVWAIAEGRACAAAVDNFLMGSTILPAPVAPTDRAITVL; this is encoded by the coding sequence GTGGCTGATCCACGCGGATTTCTTAAAGTACGCCAGCGTGAAACCCAGCCGCGCCGCCCCGTTCCGGTCCGCATCATGGATTGGAAGGAAGTCTACGAGGCGCAGGAAAAGGGCGTCCTGAAGGCCCAGGCCGGACGCTGCATGGACTGCGGCGTGCCTTTCTGCCACCAGGGCTGCCCGCTCGGCAACCTGATCCCCGAGTGGAACGACCTCACCTGGCGGGACAAGGGCGAGGAAGCGATTGAGCGGCTGCACGCCACTAACAACTTCCCCGAGTGGACCGGCCGGCTTTGCCCGGCACCCTGTGAGGCGTCCTGCGTGCTGGGGATCAACCAGCCTGCTGTGACCATCAAGCAGGTTGAAGTCTCCATCATCGACGAAGCGTTCGAAAACGGCTGGGTCAACCCGCTGCCTCCGACGCGCCTGACCGGAAAGACCGTTGCCGTCGTCGGCTCCGGCCCTGCCGGCCTGGCCGTGGCGCAGCAGCTGACCCGGGTGGGGCACACCGTTGCGGTGTACGAGCGTGACGACAAGATCGGCGGCCTCCTCCGCTACGGCATCCCCGACTTCAAGATGGAGAAGGAGCAGGTGGACCGCCGCGTTGAGCAGATGAAGGCCGAAGGCACCCGCTTCCGCACCGGCGTCGCTGTAGGCACCGACGTGACGTGGGAGCAGCTGCGACGCCGCTACGACGCCGTCGTGGTTGCCACTGGCGCTACCGTCCCGCGGGACCTGCCCATCCCGGGCCGCGACTTTGAGGGCGTGCACTTTGCCATGGATTACCTGGTGCCGGCCAACCGTGTTGTCGCGGGGGAGACGGTGGAGAACCAGATCCACGCGAAGGGGAAGCACGTGGTGATCCTGGGCGGCGGCGATACCGGTGCTGACTGCCTCGGTACTGCGCATCGGCATGGAGCCGCATCGGTGACCACCCTGGCCATCGGCAAGCAGCCATCGGCGGAACGTGCCGGGCACCAGCCCTGGCCCACGTTCCCCACCCTGTTCGAAATGGCCAGCGCCCACGAGGAAGGCGGCGAACGTACGTACCTCGCCTCCACCGTGGAGTTTGTCGGAGAGAACGGCAAGCTCACGGGCGTCAAGGTTGCCGAAACGGAATTCGTTGACGGCAAGCGGCTCCCCAAAGCCGGCACCGAACGGATCATCCCGGCGGACCTGGTCTTCCTGTCGCTGGGCTTCACCGGAGCGGAGCCTGCGGGCATCACCGAGCAGGTCAGTGCCGAGTTCGACGGGCGCGGCAACGTGACCCGCGACGGGTACTACATGACCAACACGGAGGGCATTTTTGTGGCCGGTGACGCCGGCCGCGGGCAGTCGCTCATTGTGTGGGCCATCGCCGAAGGCCGTGCCTGTGCCGCCGCCGTGGACAATTTCCTCATGGGCAGCACCATCCTGCCGGCGCCGGTGGCTCCGACGGACCGGGCCATCACGGTTCTCTGA